The Pseudomonas sp. FP2309 genome has a window encoding:
- the hutH gene encoding histidine ammonia-lyase yields the protein MSQAATIIIADTPLRWQDVVAVARHGAALELSDQAWARIDNAQAIVQRIVTSGERAYGVNTGLGALCNVSLEGEQLSQLSRNTLLSHACGVGPVLSDEQTRAIICAAVINYSHGKSGLHPQVVRALLALLNHGITPQVPSQGSVGYLTHMAHVGVALLGVGTVSYRGQVVTAQAALQAEGLQPVVLGAKDGLCLVNGTPCMTGLSCLALADAHHLLQWADVIGAMSFEAQRGQIDAFDEAIIALKPHPGMQKVGINLRALLDGSEVIASSKGIRTQDALSIRSIPQIHGAARDQVEHATRQIETELNSATDNPLVLGTPDQYRVVSQANPHGQSVAMAADLLAIAMAEIGSVAERRLDRLINPHVSGLPAFLVSNPGVNSGMMIVQYVAASLCGQNRQLAQPAVLDNFVTSGLQEDHLSMGTNAALKLHQLLANVTQILAIEYLLAAQAFEFLKDQRFGAGTDRAWRLLRNVVPAYEQDRWLAPDIATAARLLKDTVLPTLH from the coding sequence ATGTCCCAGGCAGCAACAATCATCATCGCCGACACCCCCCTGCGCTGGCAGGACGTGGTCGCCGTGGCTCGCCATGGCGCAGCCCTTGAACTCTCGGACCAGGCCTGGGCGCGGATCGACAATGCCCAAGCCATCGTGCAGCGCATCGTCACCAGCGGTGAGCGCGCCTATGGGGTGAACACCGGCCTGGGCGCGCTGTGCAATGTGTCGCTCGAGGGTGAGCAACTGAGCCAGCTGTCGCGCAATACCTTGCTCAGCCATGCCTGCGGCGTCGGCCCGGTGCTGAGTGATGAGCAGACCCGCGCAATCATCTGCGCCGCCGTGATCAACTACAGCCACGGCAAATCCGGCCTGCATCCGCAGGTGGTGCGCGCATTGCTGGCGCTGCTCAACCATGGCATCACCCCGCAAGTGCCGTCCCAGGGGTCGGTGGGTTACCTGACCCACATGGCCCACGTCGGCGTGGCCCTGCTGGGCGTTGGCACCGTGAGCTATCGCGGCCAGGTCGTGACGGCGCAAGCGGCGCTGCAGGCCGAAGGTTTGCAGCCCGTGGTACTCGGCGCGAAAGACGGCCTGTGTCTGGTCAATGGCACGCCGTGCATGACCGGCCTGAGCTGCCTGGCCCTGGCCGATGCCCATCACCTGCTGCAATGGGCCGACGTGATCGGCGCCATGAGTTTTGAGGCCCAGCGTGGTCAGATCGACGCATTCGACGAAGCCATCATCGCGCTCAAGCCGCACCCGGGCATGCAGAAGGTCGGCATCAACCTGCGGGCATTGCTCGACGGCAGTGAAGTGATCGCCAGCAGCAAGGGCATCCGCACCCAAGACGCGTTGAGCATTCGCTCGATCCCGCAGATCCACGGCGCCGCGCGCGACCAGGTGGAGCACGCCACGCGCCAGATCGAGACCGAGCTCAACAGCGCCACCGACAACCCGCTGGTGCTCGGCACCCCGGACCAATACCGCGTGGTGTCCCAGGCCAATCCGCACGGCCAGTCCGTGGCCATGGCCGCCGACCTGCTCGCCATCGCCATGGCCGAAATCGGCTCGGTGGCCGAGCGCCGCCTGGACCGCCTGATCAACCCCCACGTCAGCGGCTTGCCGGCGTTTCTGGTGAGCAACCCAGGGGTCAATTCCGGAATGATGATCGTGCAGTACGTCGCGGCGTCTCTGTGCGGCCAGAACCGCCAATTGGCGCAACCGGCGGTGCTCGACAATTTCGTTACCTCGGGCCTGCAGGAAGACCACCTGAGCATGGGCACCAACGCGGCGCTCAAGCTGCACCAGCTGCTGGCCAACGTTACCCAGATCCTCGCCATCGAGTATCTGCTGGCGGCCCAGGCATTTGAATTCTTGAAGGATCAACGCTTCGGCGCAGGCACCGACAGGGCCTGGCGTTTGCTGCGTAATGTGGTTCCCGCCTACGAGCAGGACCGCTGGCTGGCGCCGGATATTGCGACCGCCGCCAGATTGCTCAAAGACACTGTCTTACCGACTTTGCACTGA
- the hutH gene encoding histidine ammonia-lyase, producing MTALNLIPGQLSLAQLRAIYQQPVTLSLDDSATAQIDASVACVEQILAENRTAYGINTGFGLLASTRIASEDLENLQRSLVLSHAAGVGEPISDALVRLVMVLKVNSLSRGFSGIRRQVIDALIALINAEVYPHIPLKGSVGASGDLAPLAHMSLVLLGEGKARYKGEWLDATAALKIAGLAPLTLAAKEGLALLNGTQVSTAYALRGLFEGEDLFAGALACGGLTVEAVLGSRSPFDARIHAARGQRGQIDAAAAYRDLLGESSQVSQSHQNCDKVQDPYSLRCQPQVMGACLTQFRQAAEVLEVEANAVSDNPLVFAAEGDVISGGNFHAEPVAMAADNMALAIAEIGSLSERRISLMMDKHMSQLPPFLVGNGGVNSGFMIAQVTAAALASENKALAHPHSVDSLPTSANQEDHVSMAPAAGKRLWEMAENTRGILAVEWLAACQGLDLREGLKTSPTLEKARGMLRDKVAFYDKDRFFAPDIIAASELLASRCLNELVPATLLPSL from the coding sequence GTGACTGCGCTAAATCTGATTCCAGGCCAACTGAGCCTTGCCCAACTGCGCGCCATCTACCAGCAGCCGGTGACCCTCAGTCTGGATGACAGCGCCACGGCGCAGATCGACGCCAGTGTTGCCTGTGTGGAGCAGATTCTCGCCGAGAACCGCACCGCCTATGGCATCAACACCGGTTTTGGCCTGCTGGCCTCGACCCGCATCGCCAGCGAAGACCTGGAAAACCTCCAGCGTTCCCTGGTGTTGTCCCACGCCGCCGGCGTCGGTGAGCCGATCAGTGACGCGCTGGTGCGGCTGGTCATGGTGCTCAAGGTCAACAGCCTGAGCCGTGGGTTCTCGGGGATTCGTCGCCAGGTGATCGACGCGCTGATCGCGCTGATCAATGCCGAGGTGTACCCCCACATTCCGCTCAAAGGTTCGGTGGGCGCATCCGGTGACTTGGCGCCATTGGCCCACATGTCCCTGGTGCTGCTGGGCGAAGGCAAGGCGCGTTACAAAGGTGAATGGCTGGACGCGACCGCCGCGCTGAAAATCGCCGGCCTCGCGCCGCTGACCCTTGCCGCGAAAGAAGGCCTGGCGCTGCTCAACGGCACACAGGTTTCCACGGCCTATGCCCTGCGTGGCCTGTTCGAAGGTGAAGACTTGTTCGCCGGCGCATTGGCCTGCGGTGGCCTGACCGTGGAAGCGGTGCTCGGCTCGCGCTCGCCGTTCGACGCGCGTATCCATGCGGCACGCGGCCAGCGTGGGCAGATCGACGCGGCGGCGGCCTACCGCGACCTGCTGGGCGAAAGCAGCCAGGTGTCGCAGTCGCACCAGAACTGCGACAAGGTGCAAGACCCGTACTCGCTGCGTTGCCAGCCCCAAGTCATGGGCGCATGCCTGACTCAGTTCCGCCAGGCCGCTGAAGTGCTGGAGGTAGAGGCCAACGCCGTGTCGGACAACCCGCTGGTATTTGCCGCCGAAGGCGACGTGATTTCCGGTGGCAACTTCCACGCCGAACCGGTGGCGATGGCCGCCGACAACATGGCCCTGGCCATCGCCGAAATCGGCTCCCTGAGTGAGCGCCGCATCTCGTTGATGATGGACAAGCACATGTCGCAACTACCGCCGTTCCTGGTGGGCAATGGCGGTGTGAACTCCGGCTTCATGATCGCCCAGGTAACCGCCGCCGCGCTCGCCAGCGAAAACAAGGCGCTGGCCCATCCCCATAGCGTCGACAGCCTGCCCACGTCCGCCAACCAGGAAGACCACGTGTCCATGGCCCCCGCTGCAGGCAAGCGTCTGTGGGAAATGGCTGAAAACACCCGTGGCATCCTCGCCGTGGAATGGCTGGCCGCGTGCCAGGGCCTGGACCTGCGCGAAGGCCTGAAGACCTCACCCACCCTCGAAAAAGCCCGCGGTATGTTGCGCGACAAAGTGGCGTTTTATGACAAGGACCGCTTCTTCGCCCCCGACATCATCGCCGCCAGCGAACTGCTCGCCAGCCGCTGCCTGAATGAACTGGTGCCGGCCACGTTGCTGCCGAGCCTGTAA